The Halarsenatibacter silvermanii genome window below encodes:
- a CDS encoding ABC transporter substrate-binding protein yields MKGTRLTISVLVIALIMSAAFVGLDAEPAAAEDEVIHFGYVEWPGVTVKTEVARTILHELGYETEMQSYMQEVLFQGMSRGEVDLFMGVWLPTMEVTYREHEEAGDIEPIATNLEEALYATYVNEEAYEAGVQSMADLHEYGEEFGYEIYGLEPGNDGNIIIQNAIEDSTYNLEDWELVASSEAGMLSEVDRAQQRGDWIAFNGWEPHWMNLAYDIKPLEDPENIWGESDEVKTAQRTGFGEEMPNVYKLMSQIKVETEWQDEWIYEYGYEEREPAEIAEEWVGANLDIVAEWVEGVYAADGETPALEALEESFAE; encoded by the coding sequence ATGAAAGGAACTCGTCTCACTATTTCTGTGCTCGTTATCGCACTTATAATGTCTGCTGCTTTTGTTGGGCTGGACGCTGAACCGGCTGCTGCCGAAGATGAGGTCATCCATTTTGGTTACGTGGAATGGCCCGGAGTTACTGTGAAGACTGAGGTGGCCCGGACTATCCTGCACGAGCTGGGATACGAAACTGAAATGCAAAGTTATATGCAGGAGGTTCTCTTTCAGGGAATGAGCCGGGGGGAAGTTGATCTATTCATGGGAGTCTGGCTTCCCACCATGGAAGTAACCTATCGCGAGCACGAAGAAGCTGGAGATATTGAACCGATAGCCACCAATCTGGAAGAGGCGCTTTATGCTACTTATGTAAATGAGGAAGCCTATGAAGCAGGAGTTCAATCGATGGCCGATCTCCATGAATATGGTGAGGAGTTTGGTTATGAAATTTACGGGCTCGAGCCCGGTAATGATGGTAATATTATTATTCAAAATGCCATAGAGGATAGCACCTACAACCTGGAGGACTGGGAGTTAGTGGCCAGCAGCGAGGCCGGTATGCTGTCAGAAGTCGACAGAGCCCAGCAGAGGGGAGACTGGATTGCTTTCAACGGCTGGGAGCCGCACTGGATGAATTTGGCCTATGATATCAAACCTCTTGAGGATCCCGAAAATATCTGGGGTGAATCTGACGAGGTAAAAACAGCTCAGCGGACAGGTTTTGGTGAAGAGATGCCCAATGTATATAAATTGATGTCTCAGATAAAAGTGGAAACAGAATGGCAGGACGAGTGGATTTATGAATATGGTTATGAAGAGAGAGAACCTGCTGAGATAGCAGAAGAGTGGGTCGGCGCCAATCTGGACATAGTGGCAGAGTGGGTAGAAGGAGTTTATGCTGCCGATGGCGAAACTCCAGCTCTGGAAGCTCTGGAAGAAAGTTTTGCTGAATAA
- a CDS encoding DUF5665 domain-containing protein: MKTEKNSSLNSTKENEEETWKRPDSSWECRLRAFSERFNRFMIAEMLAFKTSPVLTVFTTFLGGLAMGLGLALGLTVLSGLSLMIAQEVVEADLPVIGEYLAEIYEVTIEHLD; encoded by the coding sequence ATGAAGACTGAAAAAAATTCCTCGCTCAACAGTACAAAAGAAAACGAGGAAGAAACATGGAAACGCCCTGATTCATCCTGGGAGTGCCGCCTGCGTGCTTTTTCTGAAAGATTTAACAGATTTATGATAGCCGAAATGCTGGCATTTAAAACCTCGCCTGTATTAACTGTTTTCACAACTTTTCTGGGCGGTCTGGCCATGGGGTTAGGACTGGCACTGGGACTGACTGTTTTAAGCGGACTTTCATTGATGATTGCTCAGGAGGTTGTAGAAGCTGATCTGCCGGTTATAGGTGAATACCTGGCTGAAATTTATGAAGTAACGATTGAACATTTGGATTAA
- a CDS encoding quaternary amine ABC transporter ATP-binding protein, whose translation MSKIRVENVSKIFGDSPEEAFPLLEEGYSKDEVLEKTGNTVGVHDVNFEVEEGEIFVLMGLSGSGKSTLLRCINRIVEPTKGNIYVDDENVMNLDKSDLRQYRQENFGMVFQNFALFPFRTVMENAEFGLEVQGIEKEVRREKAQKALDMVGLSGYEDQHPDQLSGGMQQRVGLARALAVDTDIMLMDEPFSALDPLIKKDMQDQLLDLYEEIERTIVFITHDLDEALKLGDRIAIMKDGVIVQLGDHEEILNEAKNEYVAEFVEDVNRSRVLNAEDIMAKPADLLYENQGPRTALHKMNQEGLTSIFVVDRNKKYLGVLEIDKVKEMLDEEKEDVTDNLTDRETASLDEPVSELFSRVAGTSLPLPVVNSENKLLGVIVKTHVIANLDSSTDI comes from the coding sequence ATGAGCAAAATCAGGGTTGAAAATGTTTCGAAGATATTTGGGGATTCACCGGAAGAGGCATTCCCGCTGCTGGAAGAGGGTTACAGTAAGGATGAAGTTCTTGAAAAAACAGGAAATACTGTGGGAGTTCACGATGTCAATTTTGAGGTTGAAGAGGGAGAGATATTTGTCCTCATGGGTCTTTCCGGGAGTGGAAAATCCACTCTGCTGCGCTGTATCAATAGAATTGTTGAGCCCACTAAAGGAAATATTTATGTAGATGATGAAAATGTAATGAATTTGGATAAAAGCGATTTAAGGCAATATCGCCAGGAAAATTTTGGAATGGTATTTCAAAACTTTGCTTTGTTTCCATTTCGAACTGTGATGGAAAATGCGGAGTTTGGGCTCGAGGTTCAGGGAATTGAAAAAGAAGTCCGACGTGAAAAAGCTCAAAAAGCGCTGGATATGGTCGGTTTGAGCGGATATGAGGATCAGCATCCCGATCAATTGAGTGGAGGCATGCAGCAGAGGGTGGGGCTGGCCCGGGCCCTGGCAGTTGATACAGATATTATGCTTATGGATGAACCCTTCAGTGCCCTGGATCCTCTGATTAAAAAGGATATGCAGGATCAGCTGCTTGATCTTTATGAAGAGATCGAAAGAACTATAGTTTTCATCACTCATGATCTCGATGAAGCACTAAAGCTGGGTGATAGAATCGCCATAATGAAAGATGGTGTGATAGTGCAGCTTGGTGATCATGAGGAAATTTTAAACGAAGCCAAAAATGAATATGTTGCTGAATTTGTTGAAGATGTCAATAGATCAAGGGTTTTAAATGCGGAAGACATTATGGCCAAGCCGGCAGATCTATTGTATGAGAATCAGGGACCCAGAACAGCATTACATAAGATGAATCAGGAAGGTTTAACAAGTATTTTTGTGGTGGATAGAAATAAAAAATATCTGGGAGTTCTGGAGATAGATAAGGTAAAAGAGATGCTCGATGAGGAAAAAGAAGATGTTACCGATAACTTAACTGATAGAGAAACGGCGAGTCTGGATGAACCCGTCAGCGAGCTTTTTTCGCGGGTTGCCGGTACGAGCCTGCCGCTGCCCGTGGTTAATTCAGAGAATAAGCTTTTAGGAGTTATCGTCAAGACTCATGTGATTGCCAATCTCGATTCCTCAACTGATATTTGA
- a CDS encoding ABC transporter permease, which yields MNIFTYLEEVLVFDIPLGDWIEAAVNFLIANFSGPLDAFSNMVGGMIGGFENFLNLWPPLLLILTVAAIAWKLRGKSLSIFVILGLLLVLNMGIWEELLVTVASILTSVLIALTAGIPLGIIKAHSKIFHFISRPILDLMQTIPPFVYLIPALMFFGLGNVPGVIATVVFAIAPPIRLTYLGIIQVDEELKEAGQAFGCNWWQMLLKVELPGARPSIMMGINQCIMLSLSMVVIAAMIGAGGLGEPVLRSLSVVDIGMGFEAGLGVVILAVILDRMFRSEEQE from the coding sequence ATGAATATCTTTACTTATCTGGAGGAAGTTTTGGTATTTGATATTCCTCTGGGGGACTGGATAGAAGCAGCTGTAAATTTTTTGATAGCAAATTTTTCCGGCCCTCTGGATGCTTTTTCCAATATGGTTGGCGGTATGATCGGTGGATTTGAAAACTTCTTGAATTTGTGGCCGCCCCTGTTGTTAATACTGACTGTAGCTGCGATTGCCTGGAAGCTACGCGGCAAATCTCTGTCAATTTTTGTTATCCTGGGGCTGCTGCTGGTGCTCAATATGGGTATCTGGGAGGAATTGCTAGTTACTGTTGCCTCAATTTTGACTTCGGTTTTGATTGCCCTCACAGCAGGTATTCCTCTGGGAATAATAAAAGCTCACAGCAAAATATTTCATTTTATTTCCCGCCCCATACTGGATTTGATGCAGACGATTCCTCCCTTTGTATACCTCATACCAGCTCTGATGTTTTTTGGCCTGGGAAATGTTCCGGGAGTTATAGCTACTGTAGTTTTTGCTATAGCTCCACCTATTCGTCTGACCTATCTGGGCATAATCCAGGTCGATGAAGAGCTGAAAGAAGCCGGCCAGGCATTTGGTTGTAACTGGTGGCAGATGCTGTTAAAAGTTGAACTGCCGGGAGCACGCCCTTCAATTATGATGGGGATCAATCAGTGCATCATGCTTTCGCTTTCGATGGTTGTTATCGCTGCTATGATTGGAGCAGGCGGCCTGGGCGAGCCGGTGCTGAGATCACTTTCTGTGGTGGATATAGGCATGGGTTTTGAAGCCGGTCTGGGTGTCGTTATACTGGCAGTAATACTGGACAGAATGTTCCGTTCGGAAGAACAGGAATAA
- a CDS encoding inorganic pyrophosphatase, translating into MIILTERNNMMAHPWHGIEAGPNSPEIINVYVELVPQDGIKYELDKKSGLLKVDRPQRFSSYSPAPYGMMPRTFCGERVSSIMAEDIGEADLEGDSDPLDVMVLTEKIVPHGDILMTARPLGGLGLLDRGEADDKIIAVLKDDSVYNQYSCLEDLPEGIMTRIKHYFLSYKTGPEADEPKCVVKTVYGSEKACQLIEAAQKDYQDKFA; encoded by the coding sequence GATAATATTGACAGAAAGAAATAACATGATGGCCCATCCCTGGCATGGTATTGAAGCCGGACCTAACTCTCCCGAAATCATCAACGTCTATGTAGAATTAGTACCTCAGGATGGAATTAAATATGAGCTGGATAAAAAAAGCGGACTTCTGAAAGTTGACCGGCCTCAAAGATTTTCCAGTTATTCTCCTGCTCCCTATGGTATGATGCCGAGAACCTTTTGTGGTGAAAGGGTCTCAAGTATCATGGCTGAGGATATAGGAGAAGCTGATCTGGAAGGTGATAGCGATCCTCTCGATGTCATGGTTCTGACAGAGAAAATTGTTCCTCATGGCGACATTCTTATGACTGCTCGCCCGCTTGGGGGACTCGGATTACTCGACAGGGGGGAGGCAGACGATAAAATCATCGCGGTTTTGAAAGACGATTCGGTTTACAACCAGTACAGTTGTCTGGAAGATCTGCCTGAAGGTATTATGACCAGAATAAAGCATTATTTTTTGAGTTATAAAACCGGGCCGGAAGCTGATGAGCCTAAATGCGTGGTTAAAACTGTATATGGGTCTGAGAAAGCCTGCCAGCTGATTGAGGCAGCTCAAAAGGATTATCAGGATAAGTTCGCTTAG
- a CDS encoding MBL fold metallo-hydrolase has product MEIRWLGNACLEVRDQQNLLLDPNFLLEPEFDPDIILVTHEHDDHVSSEFIENYEAKKLFAPYTVFEEHDIQGEKLAAGEEIAGSIQAYECDCYGSDYSLCYYFEGLYHTADASQFPAPGGEVNLMFTACFPDFYQDYLQRCREIEPDLVIPYHYNPEDQKELSEAEGLVKRLQDNGFNAKTISPGQTIEI; this is encoded by the coding sequence ATGGAGATAAGATGGCTTGGTAACGCCTGTCTGGAAGTTAGAGATCAGCAAAATCTGCTGCTGGACCCGAATTTTTTGCTGGAACCGGAATTTGACCCCGATATAATCCTGGTAACTCATGAGCATGACGATCACGTATCTTCAGAATTCATAGAGAATTACGAAGCCAAAAAACTTTTTGCCCCTTATACAGTTTTTGAAGAACATGATATTCAGGGAGAAAAACTTGCTGCCGGCGAAGAAATAGCTGGCAGCATCCAGGCTTACGAATGTGATTGTTATGGTTCTGATTACTCGCTGTGCTACTATTTTGAAGGACTTTATCATACGGCTGATGCATCTCAATTTCCAGCTCCCGGCGGAGAGGTAAACCTGATGTTCACCGCCTGTTTTCCCGATTTCTATCAGGATTATCTCCAGCGCTGCAGGGAGATTGAGCCCGATCTAGTCATCCCCTATCACTACAATCCCGAAGACCAAAAAGAGCTGTCAGAAGCTGAAGGACTGGTTAAAAGGCTGCAGGATAACGGCTTTAACGCAAAAACTATCTCTCCCGGTCAGACAATAGAAATATAA
- a CDS encoding homocysteine S-methyltransferase family protein has product MNSASKFAKTLSYSSSSSGSDKPETRILIGDGALGTELMKSDRKNINSPLEFNLHAPSEVRRIHRRYLNAGCRLINTNTFCANSLYLEKQGLAEKVGEINLRGAGLAEEARADYKAYQQKDKEIIITGSVGPTGSETAIFLDEQENRKKVQKTFLEQIKYLKRGGVDIITLETFSYHRELKLAAEAAEEADMPYFMNMTMTDPEKTEYGSTIEDLADIAEDADEEKLLAVGLNCLTPDQKFRTAWRSLANQLDFNLPIALLYNAGAPELDTDQGKMIYPQDEGFFEEYQEFISFMKGYDCIIGGCCGTTPETIEKLKDLFKTS; this is encoded by the coding sequence ATGAATTCAGCCAGTAAATTTGCAAAAACCCTTTCCTACAGCAGCAGCTCCAGCGGATCTGATAAACCCGAAACTCGAATTTTAATCGGCGATGGCGCTCTGGGAACCGAGTTGATGAAATCAGACCGGAAGAATATTAACTCTCCTCTGGAGTTCAATCTTCATGCTCCCTCAGAAGTAAGAAGAATTCATAGAAGATATCTCAATGCAGGCTGCCGGTTAATTAATACGAATACATTTTGTGCCAATAGTTTGTATCTGGAAAAGCAGGGTCTTGCTGAAAAAGTTGGAGAAATAAATTTGAGAGGAGCGGGCCTGGCCGAAGAAGCCAGAGCTGATTACAAAGCCTATCAGCAGAAAGATAAAGAAATCATCATAACTGGCAGTGTGGGGCCTACGGGTTCTGAAACTGCAATCTTTCTCGACGAGCAGGAAAACAGGAAAAAAGTTCAGAAAACCTTTCTGGAACAGATAAAATATTTAAAAAGAGGCGGAGTCGATATTATCACTTTAGAAACCTTCTCCTATCATAGAGAACTAAAACTGGCCGCGGAAGCCGCGGAAGAAGCTGACATGCCCTATTTTATGAATATGACAATGACTGATCCGGAAAAAACCGAATATGGCAGCACAATTGAAGATCTGGCCGATATAGCCGAAGATGCCGATGAAGAAAAACTGCTGGCTGTTGGTCTCAACTGCCTGACACCCGACCAAAAATTTAGAACCGCCTGGCGCTCACTTGCCAATCAGCTGGATTTTAATCTTCCCATTGCTCTTCTCTATAATGCAGGAGCACCTGAACTTGATACTGACCAGGGAAAAATGATCTATCCTCAGGACGAAGGTTTTTTCGAGGAGTACCAGGAATTTATCAGCTTCATGAAAGGTTATGACTGTATCATCGGAGGCTGCTGCGGAACCACTCCTGAAACCATCGAAAAACTCAAAGATCTCTTCAAAACATCCTAA
- a CDS encoding DUF1934 domain-containing protein codes for MSRKEVQLEILNRQEISKGGQEELEFECEGLMYVKRGSIYLLYNETGEGLSGARTTLKFNPQEERVLIQRKGSGGLKQKFIEGQTHCSFYKTGQGKLEMKTKTVSLNIITRESADEIIGGELQICYRLYLGSSYFSTNDLKIKFELLDEEISHED; via the coding sequence TTGAGCAGAAAAGAAGTTCAGCTTGAAATTTTAAACAGACAGGAAATATCGAAAGGAGGCCAGGAAGAGCTTGAATTTGAATGTGAGGGGTTGATGTATGTTAAAAGAGGCAGCATATATCTTCTGTATAATGAAACCGGGGAAGGTTTGTCCGGAGCCCGTACAACTCTTAAATTCAACCCTCAAGAAGAAAGAGTTCTGATTCAAAGGAAGGGTTCAGGTGGTCTCAAACAAAAATTCATCGAAGGTCAGACTCATTGTAGTTTTTATAAGACCGGCCAGGGCAAACTTGAAATGAAGACAAAAACTGTTTCGTTGAATATAATAACCAGAGAAAGTGCAGATGAGATTATCGGGGGAGAACTGCAAATTTGTTACAGGCTTTATCTTGGAAGCAGTTACTTTTCCACCAATGATCTCAAAATTAAATTTGAACTTCTGGATGAGGAGATATCCCATGAAGACTGA
- a CDS encoding fumarylacetoacetate hydrolase family protein, with protein MKLVRFETEAGKVHQGRLEEGEILEISGDILSDYNVSEKSHSLDEVQLLAPVFPPNIIAIGLNYFGHAEELGSSIPDEPLMFMKATSSILPPEKPIELPAAAPKKVDYEAELGIVIGEKTSDVQPENAGKAILGFTCVNDVTARDCQEDDGQWIRAKSFDTFCPAGPWIETELEEGGSEIRSYVNGEIRQQSNTKDMIFDPEQLVSYCSKMMTLLPGTLILTGTPAGVGKSFSPPRYLKSGDEVKIEIEGLGQLVNSVR; from the coding sequence ATGAAACTGGTTAGATTTGAAACAGAAGCAGGAAAAGTTCATCAGGGTAGACTGGAAGAAGGAGAGATTTTAGAAATAAGCGGAGATATTCTTTCGGATTACAATGTGAGCGAAAAATCGCACAGCCTGGACGAAGTGCAGCTTTTGGCGCCAGTATTCCCACCCAATATAATAGCCATAGGATTAAATTACTTCGGGCATGCAGAAGAACTGGGAAGCAGCATACCGGATGAACCTCTGATGTTTATGAAAGCAACCAGCAGTATTTTACCCCCTGAAAAACCGATTGAGCTGCCGGCGGCAGCTCCGAAAAAAGTTGACTATGAAGCTGAACTGGGCATAGTGATCGGTGAAAAAACCAGCGATGTTCAACCTGAAAATGCTGGAAAAGCAATCCTGGGATTTACCTGTGTCAATGATGTTACTGCCAGAGATTGTCAGGAAGATGACGGCCAGTGGATCAGGGCAAAATCTTTTGACACTTTCTGTCCTGCTGGACCCTGGATAGAGACCGAATTGGAAGAGGGCGGCAGTGAGATCCGCAGTTATGTAAACGGGGAAATAAGACAGCAATCAAACACAAAAGATATGATATTTGACCCGGAACAGCTGGTTAGTTATTGTTCTAAAATGATGACGCTTCTGCCGGGGACTTTAATATTGACCGGGACACCGGCGGGAGTGGGTAAAAGTTTTTCTCCACCGCGCTATCTCAAAAGTGGAGATGAGGTCAAAATCGAAATTGAAGGACTGGGGCAGCTGGTAAATTCAGTTCGTTGA